Proteins encoded within one genomic window of Gambusia affinis linkage group LG09, SWU_Gaff_1.0, whole genome shotgun sequence:
- the il12ba gene encoding interleukin 12Ba: protein MKLLVVSILCAFSLLSSQNPTSHWTLQPNVLVLEVDGSLGQQPISCLEMSENVVTSDNHNQDVIWKKNGVEEAQRGNWFLVRLVESLGGGNYTCHSPNGTLLNYTEVLIQHNKTKRRRILVKNQQEDYLKCSTRNYSGEFHCSWTWHSNRVGKAAFIKAQRMSDGQNSHCSVEPSRHQWMCSSAQSNFSCSVDDSGSGISCLDWQHCPYAEERQQVQVTVFVRTDQFLLESYSKRFYLSDIVKPDKVRISKVNKTLVEWSYPSSWNTPYSYFPLTFQISQVSRQCRKCENPCTELKHSKASTLSSSDICQFKVKQKIKIVCVRAKDALCDSEWSEWTHVRLKRGMGNRKRKQQQ from the exons ATGAAGCTGCTTGTTGTCAGCATCCTGTGTGCATTTTCTCTGCTCAGTAGCCAAAATCCAACAAGTCACTGGACTCTCCAGCCAAACG TTCTGGTGCTGGAAGTTGATGGCAGTCTGGGACAACAGCCGATCAGTTGTCTGGAGATGTCAGAGAATGTTGTGACGAGCGACAACCACAACCAGGATGTCATTTGGAAGAAGAATGGAGTAGAGGAGGCGCAGAGAGGAAACTGGTTCCTGGTGCGATTAGTGGAAAGCTTGGGAGGGGGCAACTACACGTGCCACAGCCCGAATGGAACGCTCCTAAATTACACCGAGGTCCTGATCCAGCACAACAAAACCAAGAGAAGGAGGATTCTTGTCAAAAACCAGCAAG agGATTATTTGAAGTGTTCCACTCGGAACTACAGCGGGGAGTTTCACTGTTCTTGGACGTGGCACAGCAATCGTGTTGGCAAAGCTGCATTTATCAAAGCTCAACG CATGTCTGATGGCCAGAACAGCCACTGCTCTGTGGAGCCCAGTCGCCACCAGTGGATGTGCTCGTCAGCTCAGAGCAACTTCAGCTGCTCTGTGGACGACAGCGGGTCTGGTATTTCCTGCCTGGACTGGCAGCACTGCCCATACGCCGAGGAGAGGCAGCAGGTCCAGGTCACTGTCTTTGTTAGGACCGATCAGTTTCTGCTGGAGAGCTACTCTAAGCGGTTTTACTTGTCGGATATAG TGAAACCAGACAAGGTGAGAATTAGCAAGGTGAACAAAACCTTGGTAGAGTGGAGTTACCCGAGCTCCTGGAACACTCCGTACTCCTACTTCCCCCTGACATTCCAGATCTCACAGGTCAGCCGTCAATGCAGAAAGTGTGAAAACCCATGCACAGAGCTGAAGCATTCAAAG GCCTCGACATTGTCTTCCTCTGACATCTGCCAGTTTAAAGTGAAGCAAAAGATTAAGATCGTGTGTGTCCGAGCGAAGGATGCACTCTGTGACTCAGAGTGGAGCGAATGGACCCACGTCAG ATTGAAAAGGGGCATGGggaacagaaagaggaaacagCAGCAATGA